The window TGGGATTGGAGATGAAGTTGGGCTGTGACTGTGATAGCAGAAATAGCAGCAGTTGTGTTTAAGCCCCAAGCCTCACTACTGGCTTTGTGCTGTACACACTCCAGGGCAGAAGCCAGGGGAGGTGGAAGTATCTAGGAAAGGAGAAGGTGCCCtgtgaggagcaggaggaaccATAGGTCAGACAGCACCTTCCCCATTCCCCTCAGCTCCATGGGGCTGCCTGACCTGGgggctttcagaaagaaatgaaagaaaagaatgaaggcTGTCCAGTTGGTAGCATGAAGCACAGGACCTGATGTCTCTGCAAATCCTTGTAAACAAGGTTGCAAACAAGCCACCTGCAATACAAACTGATTATCTCCATTGGGATTAGTCTTGAAACGTCATTGCCATTGTTATCCAGAAGTGATATGCActaagagattaaaaaaaaaaaagaaggaaaacaaaaaagcagatgACTTcaaagtgtgttttctttctgcagactGTTCGGTTGAACAGCTGGACTTTcaaagcaggatgtccccctcgCTTCTCACTCCTGGAAACGGCTCCTGATGTCCTCTCCCTTTCCCATCCCTGCAGTCTGTGTGGGGCTGAAGGACCCTAAGCTTAGCCAGCACCTCCCCATTCTGCTCTGTCCCACAAGGCTTGCCCAGCCTTTGCAGAGGACTCTACCTTGCTGGCAAAGGGTTATGGTTGCCCTTTGGAGATGGTGAAGGACACGGTCCTGTTCTTGATGCTTCTGCAAAGACTCAGAGTCAGGGCTACCAGCACTAAGGAGGGCACAGTTCTAAGCCATCAGCAGTAAGACCATGAGTTCGCCTCTGGGCATTTGACTCTTGAGTCTCAAGACTTGCTTGTCCTTGGAGAGAAGGTGGGAGAGAGACACAAGGGAGAAGTTTCAAGGAGGTGATaagctttctgctttctctgtacAGGATATTTGGTTGATGCCCTGAATGCTGtgagcaggatgtccccctcgCTTCTGGCTCCTGGAAACAGCTCCTGACGTCCTGTTCCATGGGCCTGCTGTGGTTTGGCCACAGGCTGCTTTTCCCCGCTCAAATAAAGGCGTGCAGTTTGGCATTGCAGCTGGTGGGAAGTGTGAGCATGTCCTTGTGCCAGagggtgcccagggctgctgttccccaCAGGCGCTGTGGGGACGCCAGGGCTGGCAGTCCCTGCGGGGCCAGGCTGTTTTCTGCGGgtgaggaaggggaaggtgagcaggagccctgtgctggtgctgccgGGCACGGGTGTCCCCATGCTTCTCTCAACCCATCCTTCTCTCAACCCCACGTCCCTTCCGGAGGGGTCTGATCCTCCAGGCAGCCCACAAGGagtcctttatttttcttggaggGAAtatcatacaatcatagaatcttagaatggctggggttggaagggaccttaaagatcacccagatccaaccccctgccatagacaGGGACACCACACACTCAATCAGGTTGCTCACAGCCTCACCTAACCTGGCCTCAAACACCTCCAAgcatggggcatccacaacctctctgggcaacctgtgccagtgcctcaccaccccctgAGTGAAGGATTTCCTCCTCACACCTAATGTAAATCTCCTGTCAAGCAAGGGACCATGTCAAAGGGCTCAAGCTTAAAAGAAATTATCCAGTGGTGTTTGGGAGGGACCTGCTTATCACAGCTGCTTCTCATGCAGCAGTGTGATTCAGTGCCATCTCGCAGCTCCACGTGAATCCTGGCTTTGAAAACAGGCAGCTGAACCTCATAAAGGGTTGAGATCATTCCCTGCATTTTTCCTGAGATGGTAATCCTGCACTTGGGGGCACCAGGGTTTGGGACATTCCCTAGGAGGGAATTTCAGTCTCGTCAGGATGGGAAATAACTGCATCTCTATGTTGTACTTAATGATATGTCTGCTTTCCTACAATACTCAAAAAGCAGACTTGTGTCAAGGTGGAGGTTGAGGCTTGAAAAATCACCAAAAAGAAGTTTCTGCTTGAACTGAACTTAAGGGAAACCTTGACAGCTAGTGCCTGGCTGCCCACCAACTTCTCCTGTGTTGTGAAATAACCACAATTCTTGTCCTTCATGTTCATGGTGTGTGCTTCGTCCACAGACCTAACCACAGAAGGTTACCTTGTGGAGTGCTGCTGCTCGAGGGAATGTaagcatttaaataaacattattcTGCTTATCGGCTGGTTAAATagtaaaaactgttttttgtttgtttgtttttagttagATAATTCTTTTCTACACTTGCATTTCCCAGCAAAACTTATGAGTTATCCTGAAATCACCCTGATACTTTTAGACACAGTTTCATGGCTTCCTCTCTGTTCCGGCGTCTTTTCTCTATGTTAATTCAGAGTGCTGGGTTTGCTTTCATCCCCAGGGCTGCTATATTTTACTCTTTTCTCTTAATTATgtcatgagccagcactgtgtgcTCACAGCACACCAAGCCACCCacccctgggctgcagcagtgtggccagcaaggcaagggaggggattttccccctctgctctgctctcatggaatattttatattttattttatgattttttttttgggggggtgttgCTTCTTTTCACTTCCCATACTTGCTTCCTAGCATGTGTTGCAAGGCCAatggggaaaaaggagaaaggaatcCTTGTCCTATTTAAGAGTTGCCCTAGTCACCATGCTACCTGAATTTGGCATGACAGCCCCTGCCTTTGGCTATCATACagaaatgacagggaaaaaaaaacaggatatGAGTTTTTATATCACTACATAAGAAATTATACCACAGAGGATTAGAAGTCAGATGGGACACCTGAAGATAAGATTGTTCCCACCTAAGAAGTGCAAAGTGGGACATAtaagtgctgtgtttttggCACGCAAACAAAATGACCTCCTGAGCAGCGTGTCAGAAATGTGTGTATCCCAGCTGAGAGCTGGAGGCAGCGTGTCATGGAGTGGCAGAGGAAATAATTCAGAGAGACAGGAAAAAGCTATAACTCTCCAGCTATTGGTTTTTATGCATCTTCTCAGAGGGAcaggtgaaaaataaaaggcaaaactTACACCTTTTGCTGTGAAACTGCAAGACAAACAACTTCTGGAGAGCAAAGAAGTGTCTGAACCTGttgcattattaaaaaaaataataagaaaataggCCTACATCTTTCTAAGGATGCTCACAGgcagcctccagcagccacagcactgAGTCCCATATGCTGACGTTTTAATACATGATGGATatctcttgttgttttttttagttatttctaTTCCTCTttcccaaaagaaaagaaagggtttctgcatggttttgttttgctttattttgtttgttttgaagaattTTGGCTTCTGAGTACCTTCCCACAAAGGGAAGCTGAGTTCTTCCAGCCAGTTTCTCTCTCTACTTAAGGGTAAAGAATTCAGTCTGTCTGTCTAGCCCTTGACAGCTACattcctcagaaaaaaatacaaaaaataataataaaaaaataataataaaaaataaggagCAGTTGGCATACTGTAAATTGCTAACCTTTGGGGTTTGTGTATCAAAACCCAGGTACAGTTGTCACCCTCAGCCCATGCAACAGACACCCATGTTTCAGCGATGTGAATGCTACGCAATGGCGTTTTATTCAAAAGGAGGAAAGGCAATGCAGAATACCTTTGGATTTACTCTATATCATAAAgctttttgcattaaaaatgagaGGGGCTTGAGACTTTGTTGTAGCAGGATCCACTGGTTGTAGCAGGAAGGGGATTCAGAGAAAGTTCCTGGAAGAAATTTTCATAGCTCTTGAATGGAAAGTCCATGAAGTTTTTATACATCCCATGGCctgcacaaagagaaaaaaaaatgtatttgcattcCTTCCCTACTTAATCGCAGTCCATGCATATTTTCCTCCTGCGTATATACATTCCCAAATACCTAATGCCAGGTGCAAGTCAGGCTGGGGCAGCCTTGTGCTCTCACACCTGTGAGTGGGAGCGGTGCTTTCCTATTGCTCCAGGAAAAGCAAGGAATTAAATTGCTGTCCCTTGATATTGGGGTGAACGCGCTCATTCCCGAGTGAAAATAGAATGGGTTATCTTTTGTCTGAGAGTTTCTTTTTATGACATAGTTGCATTTTTTCTGCACACATCTGATAACACTCAGATCTCTGTTCACCCTGCAGTAAAACTGAATTCCTATTTGTTCCCCAAGCACCACAGCAACGCAGCTCTGAAAATATTAAACCCTGATATTTTGCTCCATCATAGGAGCTATAAAGGGGTCAAAGCGAGATGGGGCAGCACATGGTTGACATTTCTGACTATACTTTGCCCTTCTTGCTGAGACACATCATGGAGCACATATCAGGAGAAAGAGCACCACAGAGCTCTTCTAGCAACCTACTTCAAGACCAGACGGTCCTCAtgacatattatttttttcttatgtccGATCTGAACATGCAATGGCACTTTGGGGTTAAAGACATGGGCAATGAATGTTTGTCTGCTTTGGATGAACCTCACTGAACATAAAACTCACAATTTGCAGCAGGAGCGGAACCCAAAGCAACTTCCAACTCTGACCAGGTGGATGGGACATCTTCCGAAATGGCAGGAGCCTTTCCTACAGAGAAACATGTCCCGCTGGGGCAAAGACAATCCtgcaacaacaagaacaaagtTATTTCCCTCCGATTCTGCAGGGCAGGGCGAGTGCAGTCTCAGTGCCAGCAGGACTTCCCATTCATTGAACTGCCTTCACCAATAACTGCTCTTAAGGACAGATGCCCAGATTTGGCCGTGTGGAAAGGACAGGTAAGAGCTCCCAAAGCAGATTTACAAATCCTTCCACATGTCCATTTTTACATGGACTCTTCTGCATTCCAGTGACAGCATTTTAAGGAAGGAGGTCATACTGACAAATGCCTATGTGGCATTGCTGAACACTCAGGGGTAGGTCTCCCAAAGTCCCAACCCTGTATCTTGGTCATGGAGGCAGAAATTCCAGCATTAAAGCACAGGCTGGGAAAGACACAGACCTCCTGGCTCCTTGTCCTTTGCCTTAGGGAACAGAGACATGCCTC is drawn from Anas platyrhynchos isolate ZD024472 breed Pekin duck chromosome 3, IASCAAS_PekinDuck_T2T, whole genome shotgun sequence and contains these coding sequences:
- the BD2 gene encoding LOW QUALITY PROTEIN: antimicrobial peptide THP2 (The sequence of the model RefSeq protein was modified relative to this genomic sequence to represent the inferred CDS: substituted 2 bases at 2 genomic stop codons), which gives rise to MRILYLLFSVLFLVLQVSPGLSLPQRDMFLCRKGSCHFGRCPIHLVRVGSCFGFRSCCKLXAMGCIKTSWTFHSRAMKISSRNFLXIPFLLQPVDPATTKSQAPLIFNAKSFMI